In the Populus trichocarpa isolate Nisqually-1 chromosome 1, P.trichocarpa_v4.1, whole genome shotgun sequence genome, TAGAAAGTTCACCACCATCTCTACACAGGTAAACTTCAAGGTTGGAGATATACCATCACATAAACTCAAAATCTGATTAACAAGTAGCTTTTACAAAacaggaagaaataaaaatacacaagGCATATGCCACACCTCTAATTGAACAATCAAAGTGAACTATACATGGTTGATATAGAAACAAGCACATATCAATTCCCAGCTTCGACaggtatttataaaaaaaagaaagaggatggaaacataacaagaaaaaattcgCTTTAAGATAATATGAGTAGCGGTTGTTCTCAGTACATTAACACCATTGATATTGTTAACTTCTTACTGCATCAGGCATCTGTCCACTCATTTCCCATACTTCATGGCCACCTCCCTCCTTAAAAAACAATCCCTCTCAATTCCCCTCCACAGGTGTgtgtaaaagaaaacaaaatatcagcATCCTCACAACAACCAACCTACCATACAGGTGCTCCCCACTTCCTATAAGAATCTAAAATTTCTCAACCCTCCCCTGATGTGGGCACTTCCAGGGGAGATAAATGAGTAGGCACATGAAAGAATACTCTTTGCAATGTCAACTACTCCCAGATTTCTAATGGCTAGTCTTCTCTACACCTTTTTCTCTTCATGAAAAATACTCTAGACCATTTGGCAATGGGATCCCAGACTGCAAAATATTATGAACCAGGTGGTTCAAAGCAAGAGCtgagaaaaaagaatttcagaTCACAAGAAAGGGAATAGAAGACATGTAAAACCCTCCATTAATTAAACAACActgaattaatgaaaaattttaaCTTCAATTTAACACAGATCAGTTATTAGAGCAATATCTCATAAGTAGCATCAGTAACTAAGTGCCTTTGAAAACAGGGAAAGAATTTTCTATTGAATTACTCATTTGTGAATTTTGAATCATTAAGCAATGCTTCTATGAAGTTAAAGTTGATGAAACTAACAGAATACACTAGGTCACTAATGACATCATGACAATGGTCAGCAATTTACATGGATAAAGAATTTTCATCAACCTTGAACCATGTTGGATTTTGGCTGCTTTATTTTTTGATACGAAGTTGGTCATCTTCTCGTGCAGCCGCTCACTAGCCTAATAAAGAAACCAAAGCTTAGAGCATTCACAGAGTGGAGGTTTAAAACCTAACAAAACATATAACCATACTTACATCTGCTATGTGTGCATGCCGAAGCTCAAGCCAGACAGGATCATGTTCCTCCAAAAGAACATCCTTTTTTTCCGGTGGACCACCAGCTTTGCTGAGCACCTGAAAAATGCAATTCCTTGATAAACAGTATAACAAAGAGATCCAACCTCAAATCAGTAAATGCTGAAGTATATAGAACTCTCAACTGTTGACTTACCTCATGCACATATTTGTTTCCCTCCATATTCAATAGATCATGACACATGGCATCATATGTCCACTCGTGTATGATAGGAGCAATCTAGAATTGCAAAATAAGCACGTAAGCAATACAACCAAGCTATACAACAAGCATATAGCGAGTTTCTAAGCAACATGCACTTGAGAGACCTGATCTATAGATCTATCCAGGATAAGCAGTTCACATGTTTCTGTCTGAGGGAAGTGTTCAGTCTTTTGCTTATATTGGATCAGACAATCCCAAATTCTAGCAGCAAGTTTTGTAGGAATTAAATCACGGAAAGTCGTCATTGTTGTTACATCAAGGGACTTGGCGGCACGATATCGCACAAAAGGAAATTCCTGGAAAAAAAGACATGCATGCCTAAGAATATTATCAGGAGATTGTGAATCAACATTTGGAAGCCATTATATATACCCGAAGCGAAGCAAAAACTGTAGCAATGCGAGAAGCCATCACATTCAAACACGCATCACCTTTGCGAGAATCCTCCTCATCCACAAAAAGTTCCTCTAAAGCCCTTTCATTATCAGTAATAAAACCCTGTGTGGAATAATATATCACCTCTAATGggagaaaaaataacataatgaaGATAGGcacaaaaaaatggaaattaTGGATGGaaataaaacatttacaaaCCAAAACAACTTTCATAAGCTGTAATCGGAAATTTGTAAAAATGATCAAACAAATagtttaaataacaaataatagttttaaaaagtgaaataaaacACAAGCTGTTTTAAATTGCTCAGTTTGATATCTAGCTTAGAATCACCTCAACCTTCCCCTAGGggatttctttaaaaaacaaaaggaaaaaaaaatgatagctaGCTTAGAACCAACTCAAACTATGCCCTAGGGGGattctttaaaaaaaggaaaaaaaagttcatttcccctaaaaacaaattgcaatTTCAAGTTATCTGCAAGCATTGGCATCATCATTGACTGGATCTTCAAGAACCTAGCATTGGAGCTCAGTCAATTAAGATGCCCTAAAAATAATCATCAGTCACTATGGCAAAAGCACCAGATGCATGAACAATCACATCtatctctctcttcctcttttttctttcacaagctctatatttttgtttcatttatagGTTGTATGCTGCTCCCAATCCCATCTCTACCATTGAGTTATAAGCTCAAGACACAAAAGgccttttctcttaaaaaatgcaaatattGACTCAAAAGAAGCATAAATAGTTGGATACCAAAAGAGCTGCAAAGTTCAGAAATTGGCATTATTACAGATTGCCATGTCATATGCCTTCTGAGATACCATGTTGCACTGGAGAAAATAAAGGTAACTACTTTTAAACAAAGATAGCATCTAGTCCTAAAAATCAATCTTGTTGATGCTAATTCtggttgaaaacaaaaggatcatGGAAGCTACGGAATATCAGTAATGAAATGAGGCATCCCTAAAAAGTTGCTGGAAACTCAACATGATAAAAGAGCTTTTCCTCGGCAACAATGAAGATTCAAACAATAGCTATTGTTGTAATTTAAtgcatgaaaaaatagaaagggtAAACAATATTTTGCATGCAATATTGAACCAGATAAATGATTTAGAATTACAAACCTGGCTATCTATAGCAAAATACTCCAAATTCATCTGCATGGCtcacacatcaaaataaaaaatatgtcaataTCTTTTGTAAGTTTTAAACAAATGATGGATTGAGAAAACACATATCTagctgaaaaatcaaatttgcttCAGCACAATTATTGATCCAAAGGACAAAAAGTTTTACTGAGAAAGAGACCCGTACCTCTCTCAATGCCCCTATACGAGTTAATACACTTGAATCTTTCTTGATATGAGAAACCAGTTCTCTTGAAATAGGGGAACTGAAGAAAACAAATGCCCTTCATATGcagacaagaaaaataaaataagttgagAAACATTTGTAAGTTTGAACTTCCAAAAGGTAAAATTGACTAGCATAGGACAATGAATAGAACTTTTCACATACTTTTTGTATAAAGGCGATTTCCCAGACATGTCTGACAAGAACATTATAACACTgcaaaataaaaccaataataAGAACACCACCAGCATTACATAAATCAAATAGAGACAGAATTAATAACATGGggacagaaaaaaaacaagggacaGAGTGACAGGCCCCCATCCATTGACTTCTCTATAGAGAGAACTTCAATTCTTTCTTTAAAGATAGCATGATTATATAACCATGTCAAGCATGTGGCAGTATTCGTTTACAAGTAAATAGGCACTGCAAAACATGCATTGCTACTGATAAAATTGCACTAGGTAAGTAATGGAAGTAAGATTtgctaaagaaaaataaaaaatcacaatgtaGCCCAGGAATTGAGAGGTAAAGTCCCTTAGTCAACCTACCAGATCAGCTCAGTAACTTAGCGAATAATAAGGAACAATGCCCAAAAAGGTTAGGCATCATATTTACTGAAACTGAGTATATTACAAGAAGTCGTTGACCTGCCCTTAGAACTAAAATTCAGATTTATAATCTCACCCACTCTGAAATTGAACACTGTATACAATCTATTCAAGATGAATTAACAAAATATGTCCCAATGTTATTCAGGCAGGTCCCAATTGCTGCAGAGCAATTAAACTGGAAAAGCTCCAGGAaatcaatattcttttttttttctttttgaagggCAGGATGCTGAAtattgtcaaaaatatattacttcTCTTTTGTTGGTTGGATGAAGTATATAGCATCCATGGAGGGCAATGGCTGCCTTCGTCTGTATATGTCTTCTACCActgcagagaaaaaaaagagataatcaAGCAACTTGGAGAGTACAgcaattaaatttcaaatggaCATAGATTTTTCTTTCTCCCATCGTTTAAACCATATAATCCCACTTGCAATGCAACTTGAGGAATTTTACTCTAAGCTAAGAAAATAGTATATTGGAGCGGCATTTTTCTGTAATTTACAGCAAACAGAATACCGGTACGATTACATGGAGGATAAAATGCTTCAATGGATAGCCATGTGTAGAAttgaatcatttatttttatggcaTAATATTTCATGAATTGCTCCATCTCATagaatactaaaataatatccaTTGGTGTTTGCAGCCTGTTATCTAAAGTGATCTAAAATGCATATAATACATTCCAAGTAATATTTTGCACAGAAAAACTACAAAAAGCAAATTTTCTATGTTATGTCTCTCAAGTGGATTTTTAAATTGTAACGAAACAGCTGAACTATCTCAAATTTTTTGAGTTTGCCCTTTTATTCTTACATGAAACTCCTTCCTGTGTGATATCAGCCATCTTGCATGAGTATGACATGATCTTCACAGTAAGTCTGTCCATGATAAGTACCTGCAGGTATGAGATTCAAGTCCTGACATTAATGACATATGTGTACTGTATGAGATGGAAAGCGGTGGCAAGATAGCTTTAATCACACGGACATGTATCAAAACACTAGTCTAAACCGGGAAGTCATTGGGTAAGGCAATAGACATGATTCTAACAAGTCCCAAATTTTCACTAACAGATAATTTCGTCTGGATACAGTCAAAATATCATCGACACAAGCTGGACATGTGCCATTTGTATCAGAACACAGGTGTCGTACTTCTAAGCTTGACAGGAAATCAATTCCAGACACTGCGAAAATGCTAGGATATTTATTTGAAACTCCATGAAATGCAAGGACATTTACTTGATCTAAATGGTATTAAGAAAATAGTATAGATGACAGGAATAGCAAAATAATAGAACCACGTGAGATACCTTCcaagttgattttgaattccCTGTTTTGGCTGATCGAAGCATTTCATGCAACAAACCTGAACAATGGGTAAATTTAGAATGACAAACAAAGTTCATAAAAAGCAcctatttaataagaaaaaaaaagtattaggATCAAGAATGAACAGTGCACTAGCAATAAATGCGAGAACATTCACTTCCATAACATTCCCTTCCTATTTTTCTGATAGACTCAACAAAAGAAGATAACAGCATCAATCAATTCAAGACGGTCTAATTAGCTTTGGTCTCTTTAGCTTTGGTCTCTTTAGCAAGTAGCTTATTCCAATGGACAGAAATTGTTTCGTGCAAAAGCCATTCTTCTTAGTAAAATAAGATATCCAACCCCAAGCATTTAAACTCCTATCATCCACTTCACAAATTCTAGAATCCAAACACTGATACAAATATTTCCATTAATAATAATCCTCACAATCTTAAAACTGCAATCTCCACCACCACGAAACTTCGATATAGcatagaaattgaagaaattcctAGCAACTAATACTAACTAAGTTTGGCCAATAACTCTATTAATTAGTTACCagaaatattacaaaattacTAGGAACACAATGTCATCGTTACATTACATAATGAagctttaagaaaaagaaaaaaaaaactaaatgattaCTCTTAAGACAAACCAAATTATAAACTCCATTGGACAGAGAGAAAAGGGAACAAGATCACATCAAACTGCTTGCTTTTGACTCTATCAAACTGAACCTATAAAAATTCGAGTAGAGAAGGAGAGATTGAACTTACGTTCACGGCTGATTTGCCTAAGATTCTTGTAGTCGCTACCGTAAGAAGACGACGAGTCAGAATCCGAGAGCGACATGTCGACAATTATTCAAGCCTTCAGAGCCTCTGATTCTATCTCTCTAGTCTTCTCCCGATCGGCGGATCCAGAAACGACAGTTGCAGAGATCGTTTTCTAGTAAGCTAAGTAGGGAGACAAAGAAAAAGGTagtgagggagggagggagggagcaAAAATGGTGACAAGGAAAAAGAATAGTGAAAAATTGGCTAATCTTTACTGTCATtgcagggtttttttattttattaattgaaaaaaaatatatatgaatagtttttgaaatttataatgTGGGTTTTGGTAGTTGACCATAGCCGGTTCAATTCGCGTTTCGTCGTGGAATGGAAAAGGATATTGACCGGTCTGCGATTggatttcttaattttgtttatagCCATTGTTTATtggattaattatatttatcatcTTTTACACTTGCAGTTGCAATATTTctcccaaaacaaaattttagaaTCGTTCTCTCtcgaagaaaacaaaaatttcatcaatttacagaataaaattacaataatttcacaccaaacaaaaaactaagaaaaccaTATGAATTTTGATTCAAGAATCTcacctattaaaaaataaaaattgaaatatataatagTATCATGTACTTAGctatttgacatgttttttatccatgtagaattattttatttttcagcaataaaatcaatatataagcTTTTTCAGTGTGCTTTTtgccataaaaaaattcaaattaaaatatttatacacgcttccaattaaataaaataaaacttatttgtgctagtaaacataaaaaaaaatattgttattgatAAGTAAAgactaaactgaaaaaattaagacataaatatagattaaaatatttgatcttgtaacatggattatgtactcaattgtatttaataactttgtttcttaaaataaattctttatttaatcaaacaattatttGTACAAATAAAACGTAGAAAAAAAAGTCGTTTGTGATAACTAAAGActacacttaaaaaataaaaagatggatatagatcaagatatttgatttcGCAACACGGATCATATATTTGGTTGTGTCtaatatctttatttcttataataaattttttatttaattaaatgataatagaaacaGATACACATGGAagcaattgaataaaatcaaaggaaaaaaatattttgcaaggcTACACATATTCAAAAACAATCTTATGTTTATATgtgaaaaccaaataaaaaataagtgataTTTAAcctaagattaaattaaaaaattgagaaataaatgtAGCTATacatatttaatcttgaaacaTGAGTCATAGatttaattatatctaataacattgtttttcaaattaatattttatttaataaaatgataataaaaaccacatataaaaaaataattgaataaaattaaagagaaaaaaataagtaaagcTACGAAAAAAGAATGTCTCTTTGTATATAGACACACACttctaaataatgttttttggcACATTGATTTTCCCACCATATTTAGAGTTATAATGTGTTCGCCTAtgtataataaatcaaaatgcaatattTACTAAgagttatttgatattatttttgtctttaaaatttaaaaaataaaatgtgaaaaattgttcattttgactattttttgttgttctaaaaagatgttttagaaactcttaaaaatatttttttttgctttcaaaagtTTTATGTCATTACATTATCTAGAAGCCAAGTTGGATTTAAGATATCATAAAAATGAATGTGAATAAATTGATTATGGGGGTATTTGTAACAGTGGTagatgttgtttttcaaaataatttttacttctaaatacattaaaataataatttattttattttaaaaaatttatttttgacaacaacatatcaaaacgatctaaaacacaaaataaaattaattttaaataaaaaagttcaaaatttcTGAAAAGTATGGTTAAACCGCACTCCTCAATACCCTCGGAGTCAAGGATCCATAAAGTTGGATGTTTGGTGATCAGACCAAGGTCAGGTTCTAGGCATGTAaaggttaaattttaatttattcattcaaCATTTGATGTATTGGAAAttgatcttcttgtttttttttccttttcatttcaagtattttttttttacaaggttaTCACAATCTTATATCCATGGTCACAGATTATGGGAGTTAACTTGGTTTAACTAGGGTtttcttttattgcttttttttcacccttcaatattagatttttttatactttaaatgggttcAGGTCgggttctttttatctttttttcattgtcatttttttttgtttttgttgcattcttttattcatattatttaaattatcaattggTCTAGTAACTTaggtcttagattttttttgttctttagcattttttacaaaaaaaaatgattggctTGTAGCGAAATGCAAGCCATACAAATTTagtatatatcaaaatatattgaacatgTGACTTACTGATTTCTTTTGCCCCAAGATATATATTCTGATGATTATATAGATAGTGTTTGGTTACTGTTTTAGTACAAAAGAGACGATGAtagtaaaaacaaagaagataagA is a window encoding:
- the LOC18094410 gene encoding SNARE-interacting protein KEULE isoform X1, translated to MSLSDSDSSSSYGSDYKNLRQISRERLLHEMLRSAKTGNSKSTWKVLIMDRLTVKIMSYSCKMADITQEGVSLVEDIYRRRQPLPSMDAIYFIQPTKENVIMFLSDMSGKSPLYKKAFVFFSSPISRELVSHIKKDSSVLTRIGALREMNLEYFAIDSQGFITDNERALEELFVDEEDSRKGDACLNVMASRIATVFASLREFPFVRYRAAKSLDVTTMTTFRDLIPTKLAARIWDCLIQYKQKTEHFPQTETCELLILDRSIDQIAPIIHEWTYDAMCHDLLNMEGNKYVHEVLSKAGGPPEKKDVLLEEHDPVWLELRHAHIADASERLHEKMTNFVSKNKAAKIQHGSRDGGELSTRDLQQMVQALPQYSEQIDKISLHVEIAGKINRIIRESGLRELGQLEQDLVFGDAGMTDVIKFLTTKEDATRENKLRLLMILAAIYPEKFEGEEGHNIMKVVRLPQDDMNAVNNMRLLAAASETKKSSTGAFSLKFDIHKKKRAARKDRTGAEETTWQLSRFYPMIEELIDKLNKGELSKDEYPCMNDPSPTFHGTSQSTPMHQAPAPHSMRSRRTPTWARPRNSDDGYSSDSVLRHASSDFKKMGQRIFVFIVGGATRSELRVCHKLTSKLQREVILGSSSLDDPPHFITKLKLLTANELSLDDLQI
- the LOC18094410 gene encoding SNARE-interacting protein KEULE isoform X2; its protein translation is MNFVCHSKFTHCSGLLHEMLRSAKTGNSKSTWKVLIMDRLTVKIMSYSCKMADITQEGVSLVEDIYRRRQPLPSMDAIYFIQPTKENVIMFLSDMSGKSPLYKKAFVFFSSPISRELVSHIKKDSSVLTRIGALREMNLEYFAIDSQGFITDNERALEELFVDEEDSRKGDACLNVMASRIATVFASLREFPFVRYRAAKSLDVTTMTTFRDLIPTKLAARIWDCLIQYKQKTEHFPQTETCELLILDRSIDQIAPIIHEWTYDAMCHDLLNMEGNKYVHEVLSKAGGPPEKKDVLLEEHDPVWLELRHAHIADASERLHEKMTNFVSKNKAAKIQHGSRDGGELSTRDLQQMVQALPQYSEQIDKISLHVEIAGKINRIIRESGLRELGQLEQDLVFGDAGMTDVIKFLTTKEDATRENKLRLLMILAAIYPEKFEGEEGHNIMKVVRLPQDDMNAVNNMRLLAAASETKKSSTGAFSLKFDIHKKKRAARKDRTGAEETTWQLSRFYPMIEELIDKLNKGELSKDEYPCMNDPSPTFHGTSQSTPMHQAPAPHSMRSRRTPTWARPRNSDDGYSSDSVLRHASSDFKKMGQRIFVFIVGGATRSELRVCHKLTSKLQREVILGSSSLDDPPHFITKLKLLTANELSLDDLQI